A genome region from Mercenaria mercenaria strain notata chromosome 11, MADL_Memer_1, whole genome shotgun sequence includes the following:
- the LOC123532107 gene encoding uncharacterized protein LOC123532107 translates to MNHVFSIIFFTFSMCITHSFAQPPRKEVACPSCFHLEFEIRNLPRFIKIFVESMLSGLKLSNPNCASNKVAPKACPKPLIPGLMENKCQTATINLKAVGIKPIFPDAELDVGVTIRTCESGWSGTVDKCMKLSEVDAATKAEITKKLKRVETQWNSVTYTGNVCIKTP, encoded by the exons ATGAATCACGTTTTCAGCATAATCTTTTTTACTTTCTCGATGTGTATCACGCATTCGTTTGCACAGCCGCCACGGAAAG AAGTGGCATGTCCATCGTGTTTCCATCTTGAATTCGAAATCCGCAACCTTCCAAGGTTTATCAAGATATTTGTCGAATCCATGCTGTCAGGACTCAAATTGTCCAATCCGAACTGCGCAAGCAATAAAGTGGCACCTAAAGCCTGCCCGAAGCCTCTAATCCCAGGTCTTATGGAAAACAAGTGCCAGACAGCAACTATAAATCTAAAAGCCGTCGGAATAAAACCCATTTTTCCAG ATGCGGAACTAGATGTTGGTGTTACAATCCGAACATGTGAATCTGGATGGTCAGGAACTGTGGATAAATGTATGAAACTAAGCGAAGTTGATGCTGCAACTAAAGCAGAGATTACTAAGAAGCTTAAAAGGGTGGAAACTCAGTGGAACAGCGTCACCTACACCGGAAACGTTTGCATCAAAACACCTTAA
- the LOC123531879 gene encoding uncharacterized protein LOC123531879 produces the protein MKHVFSVIFFTFSMCITHSFAQSPSKEVACPSCFHLEFEIRNLPRFIKIYVESMLSGLKLSNPNCASNKVAPKACPKPLIPGLMENKCQTARINLKAVGIKSIFPDAELDVGVILRTCKSEWSGTMDKCMKLSEVDAATKAEITKKLKRVETQWNSVTYTGNVCTKTP, from the exons atgaaGCACGTTTTCAGCGTAATCTTTTTTACTTTCTCGATGTGTATCACGCATTCGTTTGCACAGTCGCCATCGAAAG AAGTGGCATGTCCATCGTGTTTCCATCTTGAATTCGAAATCCGCAACCTTCCAAGGTTTATCAAGATATATGTCGAATCCATGCTGTCAGGACTAAAATTGTCCAATCCGAACTGCGCAAGCAATAAAGTGGCACCCAAAGCCTGCCCGAAGCCTCTAATCCCAGGTCTTATGGAAAACAAATGCCAGACAGCAAGAATAAATCTAAAAGCCGTCGGAATAAAATCAATTTTTCCAG ATGCGGAACTAGATGTGGGTGTTATACTTCGAACATGTAAATCTGAATGGTCAGGAACTATGGATAAATGTATGAAACTAAGTGAAGTTGATGCTGCAACTAAAGCAGAGATTACTAAGAAGCTTAAACGGGTGGAAACTCAGTGGAACAGCGTCACCTACACCGGAAACGTTTGCACCAAAACACCTTAA